A window of Cryptosporidium parvum Iowa II chromosome 1, whole genome shotgun sequence contains these coding sequences:
- a CDS encoding signal peptide, predicted secreted protein with a cysteine cluster at the C-terminus — MRSQVLYLTVACFVFFFYSKEINAAELPNSSNKPQVVTKLDIQNVEIELLKQAYSIFCQLMCLIKLLNLFNSLNVLFTTRQSQELLLILSKEESVIEKHSDIRQELSRRNIDLLSSIDVDAIKKCSDLTRKLSGNICSVSSQFVEFLLELIELIQSIIYLITSYNLEISISDGFSSENVRDLLLSLNEHFSRLVLDATKQNENQEQGVNKESISMDGLSLSLSNQDLYNDESDTSLSLLGQEQDLYLECPFDNSNINKEREVSTLNNKLGNNNAENGANKKRNRNRNRKNRDGNVNSKENICQTPHSNIQPNQQDEDGRFEGASSSNTSDVRTQASITKLEASNADEGSSRGKNSTHKKHTSKKKHLQSRPDGPQPQAAFVQPAELLKLDPKGGAKQKVKTKAVTSKNNNSRSSRRSRSRSPKPCTSLRAQTGSSSRSSSPRPCTSSGVQIGSSSRSPSPRPHVSSISQVGSSLRSHSQSRGTFASLQDTSHLKGKSRSRRSRSRSRGASPTAPRTESVTEGDQSKDGELEASEALFLIQEAEEVLNEILKLEEELLNLSFQLFKKLQEMDRILLKITGRGDKFAAITTQMEIIKVALGDWIKKIDFSSNGRYVLMNAKNVLEALPPSVAARQGLASRVCGSKDCCKVGHPSDKYIVGTNNCGCRMCDCSCLFCLQHPFDSPKKSIYDVD; from the coding sequence ATGAGGTCTCAAGTTTTGTATTTAACTGTTGCCTgctttgtattttttttttattccaaGGAGATCAACGCTGCTGAATTACCTAACAGTAGTAATAAACCTCAAGTTGTTACAAAACTAGATATACAAAATGTTGAGATTGAACTGCTTAAACAGGCTTATTCCATTTTTTGTCAGTTAATGTGCCTGATAAAATTGttgaatttattcaattcatTAAATGTTTTATTTACGACGAGACAATCTCAAGAACTACTGctaattttatcaaaagaGGAAAGTGTTATTGAAAAGCATTCTGATATTCGTCAAGAATTatcaagaagaaatatCGATCTATTATCTTCTATAGATGTCGATGCGATTAAAAAATGCTCAGATTTGACTAGAAAATTGAGCGGAAATATTTGTAGTGTTAGTTCACAATTTGTCGAGTTTCTCcttgaattaattgaattaatccaatcaataatatatctCATTACTAGTTATAATTTAGAAATCAGCATTTCAGATGGTTTTTCGTCTGAGAATGTCAGAGATTTGCTACTATCTCTTAATGAACATTTTTCGAGACTTGTATTGGATGCTACAAAACAAAATGAGAATCAAGAGCAAGGAGTAAATAAGGAAAGTATTAGTATGGATGGCTTATCATTATCTCTTTCAAATCAGGACCTTTATAATGATGAAAGTGACACTTCATTAAGTTTATTAGGCCAAGAACAAGATTTATATCTTGAATGTCCTTTTGACAATTCAAACATTAATAAAGAGAGAGAAGTTTctactttaaataataaattaggaaataataatgcaGAAAATGGagcaaataaaaaaagaaatagaaatagaaatagaaaaaatagAGACGGTAATGTAAATTCAAAGGAAAATATTTGCCAAACTCCACACAGTAATATTCAACCAAATCAGCAAGATGAAGATGGCAGGTTTGAAGGAGCTAGTTCAAGCAATACATCAGATGTTAGAACACAAGCTAGTATAACTAAGTTAGAAGCATCCAATGCTGATGAAGGAAGCAGTAGAGGAAAAAATTCTACTCATAAAAAACATacttcaaaaaaaaaacatttaCAAAGCCGTCCCGATGGTCCCCAACCTCAAGCTGCTTTTGTACAGCCTGCAGAACTTCTTAAATTAGATCCAAAAGGAGGAGCAAAGCAGAAGGTAAAAACTAAAGCTGTTAcatcaaaaaataacaatagtCGTAGTTCAAGAAGATCGCGTTCGCGTTCTCCGAAGCCATGTACTTCTTTAAGAGCACAAACTGGTTCCTCTTCACGTTCATCTTCTCCAAGGCCATGTACTTCTTCAGGAGTGCAAATTGGTTCCTCTTCGCGTTCACCTTCTCCAAGACCGCATGTTTCTTCAATATCTCAAGTTGGTTCCTCTCTGCGCTCCCATTCACAAAGTAGAGGCACATTTGCGAGTTTGCAAGATACTTCGCATCTAAAAGGCAAATCTAGAAGTAGACGCAGTAGATCCAGAAGCCGTGGCGCTTCTCCAACTGCTCCAAGGACGGAATCTGTCACAGAAGGAGATCAAAGTAAAGACGGAGAGTTGGAAGCTTCAGAAGCATTGTTTTTGATACAAGAGGCAGAGGAAGTTTTAAACGAAATACTGAAGCTCGAAGAGGAATTGTTGAATTTATCATTtcaattattcaaaaaattgcAAGAAATGGATAGAATACTCTTAAAAATCACTGGTAGAGGAGATAAATTTGCTGCAATCACAACTCAAATGGAAATTATAAAAGTGGCATTAGGAGATTGgatcaaaaaaatagattttAGCTCAAATGGAAGATACGTTTTAATGAACGCAAAAAATGTATTGGAAGCTCTCCCTCCATCTGTCGCAGCTAGGCAAGGACTTGCATCAAGAGTGTGTGGTTCTAAAGATTGCTGCAAAGTAGGTCATCCTTCAGACAAGTATATTGTTGGAACAAATAATTGCGGATGTAGGATGTGTGATTGTAGCTGTCTTTTCTGTTTACAACATCCGTTTGATTCTCCAAAGAAATCAATTTATGATGTGGATTAA
- a CDS encoding hypothetical protein (with signal peptide, predicted membrane associated protein paralog of the cryptosporidium-specific SKSR family) — translation MKFDTKVSLFVLFSLSLFSVLSSANIPNDDGEDNPKNVEKSIINKFSGLNLNVFEAEFCIEILIQMMLIIYTFILRCNAVFNPEESIESVSKLKLILLYIDKHSRFSDKKKMISPSRLKGINEALKYLIETDLMYQMENSSKLDASIFVVLSERLNEITSTLEILSELLKLMIIKKVHFGYNVIAKKMISFLSKYRLLLKRSFDLYKKMSKSKFLQQYETTKEVVCTISINLAHGINLLEPVEKLLDNYNKKLILQNSTGVKTSGSNRSSEKKKNDSNERNKQKLSKNSELSEYTFKIEVMINFSFEAILFAIENFFFFKNGIAKKSLLKHFEVYDKIQQEMFARSTELLLTEEKAYEIKVKVRQFLDFDSLLQTDNSVFSFNGPLNKRTIIEKFTKLVERLKILLLYLKQEIIGKSSSSYEYFLLHNTIIYLEETTLDLESAIVLFERYEIDHLLKFLNRNSMEFLASARKSMVESSTSKGLHTSKKMKPGRFKNIESVCATSSVPINENDQVDLTSKATGSSKTKKSKSMRKQLKMELLLSQEEASEKKSAISETIKEQKMSNQKQSKRDKILNRAEKWKKKREKEEDERRKEREEEAKKKKEKEEKVELCRLVRVVTKIEQNFEAVNEEIQMRESLQSLFLNVFNLLSHLTESENTRNDREKSLNQIFEGGTLASASLEENKPSQPPVATQSTTSFVGRSKVGKRRADETHKKPLAASTLDLIAKSRTTNESSGGRSLSFSIDSGETKSLETTQAESGDKLRSKSKEHSKTHSHSRSRSTRSRTGSRGRSKSRSKSRSRRGRSRSRRGRSRSRSRSGSSGRKSEHNFDYESGYSFEIPLTEAEDIDSTKNIESKLLKLFSSFESNTSEDSTQTEKSKEQFLFSFFGIKRFDYSKITSETSTSELETAISDISCELERIYKDVIPLLTGEDYEIVKNFEKFMIKELIKLLIMLNNVSEKYK, via the coding sequence ATGAAATTTGATACAAAAGTATCActttttgtattattttctttgtcattattttcagtaCTGAGCTCAGCAAATATACCAAACGATGACGGGGAAGATAATCCAAAAAATGTAGAAAAAagtataattaataaattctctggattaaatttaaatgtATTTGAAGCTGAATTCTGTATAGAGATACTGATACAAATGATGCTTATAATTTATACATTCATATTGAGATGCAATGCGGTATTTAATCCTGAAGAAAGTATTGAATCTGTCagtaaattaaaattaattcttctttatatAGACAAACATTCACGATTTTCTgacaaaaagaaaatgatatcTCCAAGTAGATTAAAAGGTATTAATGAAGCactcaaatatttaatagaaaCAGATTTAATGTACCAAATGGAGAATTCTTCGAAACTTGACGCATCCATTTTTGTAGTTTTAAGCGAAAGGCTAAACGAAATAACTTCAACATTGGAAATATTGAGTGAATTGTTGAAACTAatgattattaaaaaagttCATTTCGGTTATAACGTTATagcaaaaaaaatgatttcttttcttaGTAAATATCGTTTATTACTCAAAAGGTCGTTTGATTTGTACAAAAAAATGTCCAAAAGTAAATTTTTGCAACAATATGAAACAACGAAAGAAGTAGTTTGTAccatttctattaatttagCTCATGGAATAAATCTACTTGAACCGgttgaaaaattattggataattataataaaaaattgattttgcAAAATTCAACTGGAGTAAAAACGTCAGGTAGTAATAGATCAAgtgaaaaaaagaaaaacgactcaaatgaaagaaacaaacaaaaattatcaaaaaattctGAGTTAAGTGAATACACATTCAAGATTGAAGTTATGATTAACTTCTCCTTTGAAGCTATTCTATTTgcaattgaaaattttttcttttttaaaaatggTATTGCAAAAAAATCACTCTTGAAACATTTTGAAGTTTATGATAAAATACAACAAGAAATGTTTGCTAGATCGACAGAACTGTTACTTACAGAGGAGAAAGCATatgaaattaaagtaaAAGTTAGACAATTTTTGGATTTTGATTCATTATTGCAAACTGATAATTCTGTATTTTCATTCAACGGAccattaaataaaagaacAATTATAGAAAAATTTACGAAATTAGTTGAaagattgaaaatattattgcttTATTTAAAACAGGAAATAATAGGTAAAAGTTCCAGCTcatatgaatattttttattacacaatacaattatttatttagaaGAAACAACATTAGATTTAGAGAGTGctattgtattatttgaacGCTATGAAATTGATCACTTACTTAAATTTCTAAACAGAAACAGTATGGAATTTTTAGCAAGTGCAAGAAAGTCCATGGTTGAAAGCTCAACAAGTAAAGGATTGCATACAAGTAAGAAGATGAAACCGGGtagatttaaaaatattgaaagtgTTTGCGCAACATCGAGCGTTCCCATTAATGAGAATGATCAAGTTGATCTTACGAGTAAAGCAACTGGTTCATCAAAAACTAAAAAGAGCAAGTCCATGAGAAAGCAGTTGAAAatggaattattattgtctCAAGAAGAAGCTTCGGAAAAAAAATCGGCCATTAGTGAAACCATCAAAGAACAAAAAATGAGCAATCAAAAGCAATCAAAAAGAGATAAAATTCTGAATCGTGCAGaaaaatggaaaaaaaagagagagaaggaagaagatgaaagaagaaaggaaagagaagaagaagcaaagaagaaaaaggaaaaagaagaaaaagttGAGCTTTGTCGTCTTGTAAGAGTCGTGACTAAAATTGAACAAAATTTTGAAGCCGTAAATGAGGAGATTCAAATGAGAGAAAGTCTCCAgtcattatttttgaatgtgtttaatttattatccCACTTAACTGAATCTGAAAATACTCGAAATGATAGAGAAAAAAGCCTGAATCAAATCTTTGAAGGTGGCACCTTAGCTTCAGCAAGtcttgaagaaaataaaccTAGCCAGCCGCCTGTTGCAACTCAAAGCACTACAAGTTTTGTGGGAAGAAGCAAAGTTGGTAAAAGAAGAGCAGATGAAACTCATAAAAAACCTTTGGCAGCTTCAACATTGGATCTAATTGCGAAAAGCAGAACTACTAATGAGTCAAGTGGTGGCAGATCTCTAAGTTTTAGTATAGACTCAGGTGAAACAAAGAGTTTAGAAACTACACAAGCTGAGAGCGGAGACAAACTTAGAAGCAAGAGTAAGGAACATAGCAAAACTCATAGTCATAGTAGGAGTAGGAGTACTAGGAGCAGAACTGGAAGCAGAGGTAGAAGCAAAAGCAGAAGCAAAAGCAGAAGCAGAAGAGGTAGAAGCAGAAGCAGAAGAGGTAGAAGCAGAAGTAGAAGCAGAAGTGGAAGTAGTGGAAGAAAAAGCGAACACAATTTTGACTATGAAAGTGGatattcttttgaaatacCTTTAACTGAAGCAGAGGATATTGATAGcacaaaaaatattgaatcaaagttattaaagctattttcaagttttgaatcaaatacGTCTGAAGATTCCACTCAAACAGAAAAAAGTAAGGAACAGTTTCTTTTTAGTTTCTTTGGTATAAAAAGATTtgattattcaaaaattacatCAGAAACTTCAACTTCTGAATTAGAAACAGCGATTTCGGACATTAGTTGTGAGCTTGAAAGAATATATAAAGACGTCATTCCATTGTTAACAGGAGAAGACTATGAAATAGtcaaaaattttgaaaaatttatgATCAAAGAACTAATCAAATTGCTAATAATGTTAAACAATGTTtcagaaaaatataaatag
- a CDS encoding hypothetical protein (with signal peptide, predicted membrane bound protein, transmembrane domain near C-terminus, paralogs within the cryptosporidium SKSR family) yields MNLKFSICYYLFFIVIINILILSNGATVPDNRKSLSKETGIYNGFGNQVKEQDALDPSELLAQITSSGLLSCRYETNYFMENIIKFLVKYLSLIVNFSAIFDDRNYKSIHKKVSNMASYLESRSSYSHRSKILFNTHANELLRYVNLAVNNKLFSLLFTQSNNISKEVIDTIVRNWENMVHTISKMVILLEKLSSLEVDSNLRCSAKFLIGVSNDCLRMFSKCILKYSKMTTSQFNSLFASKIEQISKSTLSVELNDDFGYLVNMGSNFEKIVKSIEAYNKFLETGDPTLSSGEIENAKSIIVNFFENGNLDETGIFKKEETALISFEFLGLAAMNLSLLDKIKFLSFKNEVEEACKSATLMINSRGTEIRLSQTVVVTIREEIRTLMRYQEFLRLDFTVMNLNNSLLKSQILYFMNCVYELLLRAFEIVRKEQSGESGGKYISTIYSRLNPLFEKALDHYKNTILNFEQTHTKSKKTSKVTISRDDKKIMRRILSKDSLKPNIYLTKIKSDSAKKRKIKIRKNSNLDRLKQNVDKQGIEGANNGQPKKKSERQLKAQILSETSQLLRVARMMKNQQSYLNKNNIADISSAIGTVLEISGEILSSDGLISHEEQREIISGANDFSNLVSNLRLIGDITNIEFSLFADNSNESSDPDNKSIRKKTKILEQYSDQNSLMTIEERRPKLEDVVSLDSRKSIDINKKKRKADETVRPLSQIGPTADLFGKDATFATKKESRRTNRTDKDSKIRRTFRKSSQTRQKHTRARTNSSNKNLNGSFSLADNKRTLKGTSKKFYNKSYINNSRRATKRILSKNQSCFIINKKLIDERTLVMVPPTLFGQEIVQNMISTYNIKILNFSHVSVGSSYSFIKQAILFCCDEIGHLFFEIFPFLSGIENMILKQIIMQMIILFKNLVSVLIAKDRKRSGLSRRITK; encoded by the coding sequence ATGAACCTGAAATTTTCTATTTGCTATTATCTGTTCTTTAtagtaattattaatatattaattctgtCAAATGGTGCAACAGTTCCTGATAACAGAAAGTCATTATCAAAGGAAACAGGTATTTATAATGGTTTTGGAAACCAGGTAAAAGAACAAGACGCCCTTGATCCCTCTGAATTATTGGCTCAAATTACAAGTTCAGGATTATTGTCTTGCAGATATGAGACCAACTATTTTATGGAAaatatcatcaaatttttGGTAAAATACTTGTCATTGATAGTAAATTTCTCTGCAATATTTGATGATAGAAACTATAAATCTATACATAAAAAAGTAAGCAATATGGCATCATATTTAGAGTCGCGTTCCTCTTATTCACATAGGagcaaaatattatttaatactCATGCCAATGAATTACTTCGTTATGTTAATCTTGCTGTGAACAATAAGcttttttctttacttTTCACTcaatctaataatatttcaaaggAAGTTATTGATACTATAGTAAGAAACTGGGAAAATATGGTTCAtacaatttcaaaaatggTAATATTACTCGAGaaattatcttcattagAAGTTGATTCAAATCTCAGATGTTCAGCAAAATTCTTGATTGGGGTTTCTAATGACTGCCTCAGAATGTTTAGTAAATGTATTCTTAAATATTCTAAAATGACTACATCACAATTTAATAGTTTGTTCGCATCAAAAATAGAACAAATTTCCAAATCAACTCTTTCAGTTGAGTTAAACGATGATTTTGGCTATTTAGTAAATATGGGATCTAATTTTGAGAAGATAGTCAAGTCTATTGAGGCTTACAATAAATTCTTAGAAACAGGGGACCCTACTTTGAGTAGTGGAGAAATAGAGAATGcaaaatcaattattgtaaatttttttgaaaatggaaACCTAGATGAAACAggtatatttaaaaaagaagaaacagcactaatttcttttgaatttttagGTCTTGCTGCCATGAACCTATCTTTACTTGACAAAATAAAGtttctttcatttaaaaaCGAAGTTGAAGAGGCATGTAAATCAGCAACATTGATGATTAATTCCAGAGGAACTGAGATAAGACTTTCTCAAACTGTAGTTGTTACAATTAGGGAGGAAATAAGGACTCTTATGAGATACCAAGAATTTTTACGATTAGATTTCACAgtaatgaatttgaataacTCACTTTTGAAGAGCCAAATACTATATTTCATGAACTGTGTTTATGAATTATTGCTTAGGGCTTTCGAAATTGTGAGAAAAGAGCAATCAGGGGAAAGCGGTGGAAAGTATATTAGCACAATATATTCCAGACTAAATCCACTTTTTGAAAAAGCATTAGATCACTATAAAAACACAATTTTAAACTTTGAACAAACGCAtacaaaatcaaaaaaaacaaGTAAAGTCACAATTTCTAGGgatgataaaaaaattatgaGAAGAATTTTGAGCAAGGACAGTTTGAAaccaaatatatatttaacaaaaattaaaagtgACTCTGcgaaaaaaagaaaaattaaaataagaaaaaatagtaatttgGACAGGCTCAAACAAAATGTAGATAAACAAGGGATTGAAGGGGCAAATAATGGCCAACCCAAAAAGAAATCAGAAAGACAACTAAAAGCTCAGATATTATCAGAAACATCCCAGCTATTGCGTGTAGCGAGAATGATGAAAAACCAACaaagttatttaaataaaaataatattgccGACATTTCTAGTGCTATTGGAACGGTTCTGGAAATTTCTGGTGAAATACTTTCCTCTGATGGACTAATATCTCATGAGGAACAGCGAGAGATTATATCGGGTGCTAATGACTTTTCAAATCTTGTTTCTAATTTAAGATTAATTGGCGATATAactaatattgaattttcgTTATTTGCGGATAATTCTAACGAATCTAGTGATCctgataataaatcaattagaaaaaaaacaaaaatactGGAACAATACTCGGATCAAAACTCGTTAATGACAATAGAAGAACGAAGACCCAAGTTAGAAGATGTGGTAAGTTTAGATTCGAGAAAATCGATTgatatcaataaaaaaaaaagaaaagctGACGAAACAGTTAGACCATTGAGTCAAATTGGTCCTACGGCTGATTTATTTGGTAAAGATGCAACTTTTGcaacaaaaaaagaatcaaGACGCACAAATAGAACTGATAAAGATAGTAAAATAAGACGCACATTTAGAAAAAGTTCTCAAACTCGACAAAAACATACTAGAGCAAGAACTAATTCttcaaacaaaaatttgaatggTAGTTTTTCTTTAGCAGACAACAAAAGGACTTTAAAAGGAACTTCTAAAAAATTTTACAATAAATCATATATAAACAATTCAAGAAGAGCAACGAAACGCATATTATCGAAAAATCAAAGTTgctttattataaataaaaaattgattgATGAAAGAACACTTGTTATGGTTCCTCCGACATTATTTGGACAAGAAATTGTTCAAAACATGATTTCTAcctataatattaaaattctaAACTTTTCTCACGTTTCAGTCGGCTCATCGTACAGTTTTATAAAACAAGCCATACTATTTTGTTGTGACGAAATAGGTCACTTATTTTTTGAGATATTCCCATTTCTCTCAGGTATAGAAAATATGAttttaaaacaaattataATGCAGatgattatattatttaagaatttAGTATCCGTTTTAATTGCGAAGGATAGGAAAAGGTCGGGATTATCACGAAGGATAACAAAGtaa
- a CDS encoding signal peptide, predicted secreted protein with a cysteine cluster at the C-terminus, paralogs (transcripts identified by EST), giving the protein MLKLSFCLAILIICFCINYSFGASNQSKSGEERFKNSALYQATALKNFWALLKLMVNLTECSNHYNIDRMLFCSPSIGYYLEMTQKSLIEKSKQLSEKEKEIIAGASCSPDLKDQFEKLNEIINECLKRRLKTEAAVTLKDELLELIKTIYCQMAYFGFSSLIPNHTDEDALHLFQEFSSASGFTVTKLVLANTSKTSNENNTVKVNHRKSKRNNQYSAPKQLSQHELLEATKAADLSAHLMLGCCTDGTCGALEGKAKSKAKSKKKSGGRKKLKEIALDVPNIEEKSNEIDHENSDEDLVQSIEIVNQIICSLGLIAEIEEKLISRENSFETIMKKIFDIDSAILDKGLKERVAKLPVNMKIQSSSIKNLLALKSGYKENIKKMAKTSIDGNGENLTINLLCNQKPNGKCVHCSHCNSKLSEDDEIYFVD; this is encoded by the coding sequence atgctaaaattatctttttgtttagcaattttaataatatgttTTTGTATAAACTATTCATTTGGTGCATCAAATCAAAGTAAAAGTGGAGAAGAACGTTTTAAAAATTCCGCATTATATCAAGCCACAGcattgaagaatttttggGCGTTGCTCAAATTAATGGTGAATCTTACCGAGTGTTCTAATcattataatattgatagGATGCTTTTTTGTTCCCCCAGTATAGgttattatttggaaatgACGCAAAAATCGCTAATCGAAAAAAGTAAACAACTTTCtgagaaagaaaaagaaataattgcAGGGGCAAGTTGCTCTCCTGATTTGAAGGatcaatttgaaaaattaaatgagATTATAAATGAATGTTTAAAAAGAAGACTTAAAACTGAAGCGGCAGTAACTCTTAAAGATGAACTGCTTGAACTTATAAAGACCATATATTGTCAAATGGCTTATTTTGGCTTCTCGTCTCTAATTCCTAATCATACTGATGAAGATGCTCTTCATTTATTCCAAGAATTTAGTTCTGCTTCTGGCTTTACAGTAACAAAACTAGTTCTTGCTAATACAAGTAAAACTTCAAACGAAAATAATACAGTAAAAGTCAATCATAGAAAAAGTAAGAGAAATAATCAATATTCAGCTCCAAAGCAATTGAGCCAGCACGAATTACTTGAAGCAACTAAAGCTGCTGATTTGAGTGCTCATCTAATGTTGGGATGTTGCACAGATGGAACTTGTGGTGCTCTTGAAGGTAAAGCTAAATCTAAGGctaaaagtaaaaaaaaaagtggcggaagaaagaaattgaaagagATTGCTTTAGATGTTCCAAATATAGAAGAAAAGTCTAATGAAATAGATCATGAAAATTCAGATGAAGATTTGGTTCAATCTATCGAAATtgtaaatcaaataatctGTTCTCTAGGGTTAATAgcagaaattgaagaaaaactAATTTCTAGAGAAAATAGCTTTGAAACAATtatgaagaaaatttttgatattgatTCAGCAATATTAGATAAAGGTCTAAAAGAAAGAGTAGCTAAATTACCTGTGAATATGAAGATACAATCTAGTAGCATTAAAAATCTTCTAGCGCTAAAATCTGGATACAAAGAAAATATCAAGAAAATGGCTAAGACTTCAATTGATGGAAATGGAGAAAACCTAACTATTAATTTACTTTGCAATCAAAAGCCAAATGGTAAATGCGTGCATTGCAGTCACTGCAATTCTAAATTGtctgaagatgatgaaatatattttgttgattaa